ctcctagcctgcacagggagcgcacgactaagacctggtcgggggttgcccggcaaggccctccggcgagaggataagtatgtgcaggaagaaagggaagagactagggtttgaGTGGGTAGTCGCGTGTAAGAGTGCGTACCTTTCCAGAGGCGTTAtcctttggtatttatagagctccctgtcttgctctccaagcacgggCACGTGCCAGGCGAGGCGATGTTACCGTGACGTCATTGaacagatctggtaaccgtttttggGGGTGAGCTGACACTCCCATGTGCGCACATGATTATCCCTTGGCATAACTGCCTCTGCACGTGGGTGGGTGCGTGGCCGAGCCAGGAAGAACCTGTCGGTTGCCAAGCTTAAGGGGTAGCCGAGCCCGAAGGGTATTCGGGCTAGGCAAATATCGTCTGCGGGGCCGTCCCTCAAACGGCGGCCGAGCTTGACATAAATCCTGTCCGTCGCCGGACGAAATAGGCAAAGGCAGAACCGACGACCGGTATGCCTCGGCTCAGGCCGAGCCCGGTGGAATGGGTTTGCTGCCCCATGCGGCAGCTGACGGTGGCAGAGGAGTGGAGGTGGTCCATGGTGCGATCGCAGTTgagctcggcctgctacaatcaCCAACTACGTGTCTTCCGTAGATGGAGTCCTGTTTTGCTGGTTTCTCTTGGGTATGGTCAAGTGTCAGCTGAAATAATGTACTAATCTCACACAACAACTTGAGAAACACGAGCTGAGAGTTAGTCATCTGTTGACCTTGCTAAGGATAAGATAAATTAACACTAGAGCAATAAATTGTTTCATTGGAAAGTGTGTGCTTATAGTTATTCTTGAAGTCTGTCCTAATCCCATCCCTATCCTTTAACCCTAAAAACCGGAAGTTACCATTGAAAACTGTTGTACAAATTCCAAACACATGTGCTTTTCGGTCTACACCTCAAAGGCCAAATGGACTTTGCATATCAGAAGAAAATAGAAGGAACTTGGATCATATAAAGGTATTGTATCGCTACTGTTTACTTGCTGCAGATCGTGCACTAATAAGAGAAACAGAATTAAATGCAGGTGTAAAGGGGACTGCTTAGATGTACAATGTACATTTAACTTGTCTCTCGGTTGAGAGTTTTACCTGTTTCAGAAGCATATAAGGCCTCTGATTTATGCCTTAAGCATAGCTTTCTCCCTCACTGGCGGACTGAGGCCATAATACACTGCTCTTCCTGCTGACTCGCATTGTCCGGTGTTCCAATTCCATCGTCATTTGGCCCTACCCCCACATACTGCTGCACCACCAACACTGATACAGCTGCTGCAAAATCTGCCGATGCCAGAAGGTCACCAATTACTCCAAGTTCAGGGCACTCACTCCACTCAGTGAGTCCTGCTGTTAGCGGCAATATTATTCCTTCTCCTCTTCCAACTAGGAAAAGATCATGGATGTTGTCTAGTGCCCTTATCGCCGCCACTGTCTCCTCTCTGTTGTTCACCGCCTTTTCTATGTAAGAAAATGACTCGTCAGTAGCCTTCATCATTCTGAACTCTTTTATGCAATCATCATCAAGCTGCTTGTCTTGCTCTTTGCCTATTTGCAGAGTTAGTATCCCAGTATCATTGAGATCATGACTCGGGTCCATTGTCGGCTCAACTGCATTCAGACTCGGGAAGAAACGAATAACATTAAGGCTATTCCCAGGATGCTCAGACATTCTCATTGCATACGATAGTGCCTCTCTGTCATCTGGCCCACCAAAGAATAACACAGCAATGTTGTGAGATACCTGACCAGCCATCAAGCTTTTGGACCCACTTAGTCCTCTGTCAACCAAAATCCCAACTGAACAGGGTGCATTTACTAGTACATTCAGATTCAACATTCGGATTTTGAAGTTGGCAGATTCCATCCCACCATCAACCGTCAGTTGCTTTTGGAAAggaatgatgatgatgaagggAACTCGCTTATCCTCTGCCAAGTAGCAAATCTCTTCGTGCATTGTGGAGTAAGGGGAAATAGAAGTGAGAGATTGGACAGAGACAAAACTGTTGTGCTGCTCCAAGGTCTTAAATGCATTTGTAATCTGGTCAGACTGCGCCTGCATTCTGTTTATGGCTGTGTTGTTGGATTTTTGAGAATTGTGGACAATGAGTGTAGCAGAACCATGACCAGTGAGTTCAACTAGGTGGAGTGAGAAGACAGATATTGGGGTTTTCTTGGTGGGATGGGAGGCTTCAAGGAGGCTGATGATTGTGGGGGCATTCCGAGGGGTGTGGATGCATGCTAGAATTCGCATCTTGGCATCTGCTTTTGTCTTCTGAATTGTTCTCCTTTTGTAAGGTACAAATTTCCTTGCTGGcctataaatttgtattaataGAGGAGTGATGACTACATTCATTAATATAGTTGTGATCACCATCATTGCATATTCTGTATCATCTATAACCTGCAAAACATTGGTTTGTCTGGATGTCATGCCCGATAGACAAACAGATGCGTGGTCGTGCATGcatgcgcgcgcgcacacacactcagagagagagagagagagaccttctgATCTTTCCCATGGTTGAGGCCAATCAATTCAGCGAGGCAAAACATTGGTTTGTCTGGATGTCATGCCCGATAGACAAACAGATGCATGGTCGTGCATGCAtgcgcacgcacacacacactcagagagagagagagagaccttctgATCTTTCCCGTGGTTGAGGCCAATCAATTCAGCGAGGCCTTTGGAGTTCATAAGCAAATCAAGAGCAACTCCTTCACGAAAAGGCATCTTGACAGAGAATGCAACGAGGACAGTTCCAGCAACTTTGCCAACAGAGGATAGAATACTTGCCATAACTAGTGTAAACCAGGTTGAGGCTCCCTGGATTTTTGAAACATTAGTCTTCAACCCACTAGTGACAAAGAAGAGAGGGAGCAGAAAACCCGTAATGAAGTCTTCAAGCCTTTCTACGAGGGTGACTGCAAGAGGGCCGTTTGGAAAAACCAGGCCGAAAACATATGCTCCAAAACTCGGATGCACTCCAATGGAATCCGATATGAAACCAAAAATCATAACCCCACCGAGAACAATGGATATGTTGAAGTTTTCATCCTCTGGGGTACTTCGCCTTGCTAGCCATGAGATTCCTGGTCGGACTACGAAAATGGAAAACACGATGAAAATTATGCTACTTGCGATCACCCAGAGGGTTGATGAGAAAACAGTTTGTAACTCTGCCAAAGAAATGGCAAACACTACGAAAGGCGAAAGCTGCTCCGAAAGTGTTATTGAAGAGAGCGGCTGACCGGACTATTTTGCCAATCTCCATGTCAAGGAGTCTAAGCTCTGAAAGGATCCTTGAAACCACAGGAAGTGCagtgatggagagagaaattgataAGAAGATAAGGAACGTGTCTTCCCTCATGGTTGTTTTGTGATGCAGAAAGAAGGAGAAGGCACAGCCTATGAGAAAAGGCAGAAATATACCGGAAATGGCAAAGACGAGAgcctttttcccatttttttggaTGACCGAGAGGTCCATTTCTACTCCAATTATGAAGACGAAGTAAAGGATACCAATATTGGCTATTGTCTCAAGCAATGCCAGCGAATTCCTAGAAAATACGACATCAACAAACCACTCACACCGTCCCATTGCTGATGGACCTAAAATTATGCCAGCCTGCAACCATTGAGCAAAACAAAGAAGCATAAATATTATTTCGTGGAGTGTGTCAGAGCCGGTAAATGCAACACAGTGTAAGTACTAAGTGGTTAATCATTTGATTAGAAATAAAAagtattcaaaattcaaagtggCTAAAATTGAAACAACTATTATACCCACGGTTGGTGTGGGAAATTCAGTGCCAAGTGCAAAGCTCAATGCATGAAAATCACTATCAATACCTTGACCGTTACTACCCCCCACGTATgttagtacaaaacaaaaaaaaaagttgataaaaagTCATCGCATGCATCCTGCTGTTGGCATATTTAACACAATTTGGTGAACTGAGATTGTGCTGTTGAAGCCGTGTTTGGATATGTCCTTAAAGAGGTGCTGACTATGGAATATCTTGCTTTGCCATCTTCTTCATGTACTTTGCTTGCTTTTTTCATCTTCTTCATTCCTTTGTCTTGTGGGgtcttttaccttttttttcaaGTGTCCTTATTTTTTGCTCTGATTTTTAGGTTTACAGCTGACTCATTCAATGACGGAAGTGTATTAATGAAAATCACCATGATAGCagacatttttcattttcttatacTACCAAACTGCTAGTTGTCAATTGGTCCATAGAATAAAGACCTACATGGCAGTGCAAGTAATAAGTGTCATGAATTATgttcaaaatggtacaacaaaATTTGTTTGAACTTATGTGAAAATATAGGATGTCATCAGTGGATAAAACCAGGGTAGTAGAAAGACTTTTGCTGGATTGGCTAGAAGAATCTAAACTTGAAGACTAACTCAGCCTAGAACATAGCTTGGAGAACCTCTCTTGGCACTATTGTGTGGAACATTTGGAAATAAAGAAATAGGATTTTGTTTTGCATCGTAATGACATAATTACACAAGTATCTAAAGGTTTTCCATTCCTCCAAAATTTTGTGGCGTAATTACCATCTAGTTGTGAAGCGTATTTGGCCTCCcgcaagggaaaaaaaagctGAATGCTTGTGAAAGTGTAGCAAGATATCCCGGGTGAATGAGGCTTGTGGGTTTATGGATACTATGGCAAAGAGAAAATGGAACTGTTGATTCAAGCTGAAATTTCGGAACCTATAAGCCCACTGTTATCGTGGAGAAGAATTTCCTGGAAGTTCCAAAAATTTTGCTTTTGATTCTCATTTAGTTGTCGGTTGATCCAAGATGGTGCTGCTTAGAAGTTTTCTCCCAATTTCCCAAAGCGCTAGTGGAGGATGCTAGAGTTCAAGTCCTTATGACCAGGTGCGGGTGCTCTATATGTCAATAGTCAATACAATTGTCCTTTCTTTTGGTTTCTGGGAGATTGTGCTTTCATTTCTTCCGATGTACCGGATACATAAAATGAGACGAGGAAATCAAGAATTTCAGGGATCTCTAAATGCATTTTCATAAAATTCAATCATTACTGATCGTTTAATATCctaatgttttctttttggttccCGTAACTACATGGTGACAAAATATGTGGATGAATTTGGAAAATTACAACTTTTggcttaattttttcttttcttctttctaatATGATGTTCAGAATTGCAGTAGGACCATCGGTTTGCTCTGATTAGTTGCAATGAGCTTCCTCTGTTCCTCATAGCTAGTTATATGACAAAGAAAGTTCCTcagaaagcattttttttttgttttgctgaaTGTCCTATGACCCACTACATGTGATAATACAAAACATGCAGGAATTTATATTACAAGCAAGCAGGCTATCTACAATTTATAACAATGTAATTCATGAATACATACGCATACATTTATGTAAATGTTGAGTATATATACATTTGACAATCATGTAATTATGACTTATACATAGcacatttaaaaaatatgtatatgcaAAATGGAGCATGAAACGTATTTTGGTAAATGTGAAATGAAGCTTACAATGAACTCCGCCAAGATGCGTGGCTGGTTGAGAGGTTTAAGAAGAAACATGAGCAGGCGACAAGTGAGGACGATGAGCACTAATTGGAAGATGAAGATAGGCAATGAAAATGCCATTGGATCCTCATTCACAAATATTCCATTTGTTGTTATCATGGTCCCCGAATAACATACTGTTTCATTTCCAAGCAGGCCCGGAGCTGTCATGACTGGCAGCATTTGGTGTGTGCACATTGTTATGTGTTCTGAAATTCAACCACCACCGCTGCCTCCTCAAAAACAATTTGGTCACCGATTCACCTTATTTGGCGCTGCACCTAGCACATGGATGTTTCTTTTCTCATTTGGCAAAAATCAATTGAAACtggaagaaaataaacaaagaagggaggagaaaaaggaggaggaagaagaccaGATGGTCAaactatttttctattttttgaccGTTGGgatcgaaaaatgaaagtacAGCTCAGTTTTGCTATTTGTGGCCGCATCCAGCCCTATTTTGGCTCCAACTGATCTTTGTCAAAGACATACTAAAAAAGTACAACCTTGTCTTTGAATTTTGTCAACCAATCCCCCTTTGGCTGTTAGAATATATGGCATCTCATTTTGTGGTCTCAAGTTTCCTGAGAAAATCGAGGTATTCTTCTGGAAATGCATTGTTTGCAATATTCCGGTGAGAGCCAAAGTATCTAGTTGAATCAAGGGCTTAGAAATATCTGCAGCATAATTCAACGCAATCCTCAGGGAGGATTCCAACTTGTTACCAAAGAAGCTACTTGGAACATGGATTAATAGAACTTAATTATGGCCTAAAGGTCAGTCTAAGATGCAACAGACAACATGGATCAATAGATTATGGCCTAAAGTGGGCAAAAGACAACATGGATCAATAGATTATGGCCTACAAAAAGGTCGGTCCAAGATGGAAAATTTGAATCAACTCACAAATTTGTTTCATCTGCCTCAACACGTTAGCGATTGTATACTTGATGCCATATTGACAGCAAGTCTCTTGTTTAGATCTTTCGTAGGTCTCACTAATATAAACTGACGAAATGAATCCATTTATTCAAAGCAGGATGGAAGCTGGGCATATTGCAAAAAAGATTAAACACATGTTGGGCGATGgaaacaaaacaagaagataAGCCCTTTTATTGGCCTTTCTATATTTTGGTGTAACTACTTCTTGAGTTGTCAACTATAAATTTGACAAATTTCCATCATCCAACATAACAAAATGCAAATGAACTGAATATTAGCGCGACACATGAGCGATTTGGAAAAGAGTACCTCGAGGGGTCGAACTAGAGACTTGTGTTAATCCTTTAGGTCCTCatagccaattggcttattttttttgttcttattcaaatttttttccttgcatttgttagtttttcgtcaattttttttttttgtaaattattgcttcgtcatgacaagaaatctaaaaagtaaaaaattatgattgaaatcttttttttttgaatagagacaaaaataagccaattttttcatcttcattcaaaaaaatttaggtttggaccataattttttatttttccgattcctctcatcgagtcaaaccaataatctacaaaaatgcaaaactaacaaatgtgaattttttttgaacaaagacaacaaaaaaaaaaatgccaattgacttatttttgcgAAAAGACCCCAGATTTAGGCTTTAATAACTTTGTTTATTTCACAAATCATGGTCCAAGGTACTAATAATAAGCCTAACTCATACGCCAACAAGAATCCTACTCCCCCATTCAATCTGCCAAGACAAATTCAAGGACTCAATTTACTCAAAGTCGATATCACCATTTTTTCTCAAGAGACTTTGAGATAGACATGACATGACATGCACTTTGTAGAAAACGGGGAAAGTGAACCCATTTTTCCTCGATTTCTAGTCCTCCCATTAAGGACGGCATTGAATTCAAAGTGGTCCTTTAGAAAATCAATTGTAGAAAAACTTTACAATGACCAAGTCTTCCCAAACTACAATGTAGTATAAGTATATTCACCAAAACACCCACTCTCTCCTGAAAGAAAACCCACAACCATCACTCTTGTAGCTTATCCTTCCCTCGAAAAGACCATGCTTGATCTTCAAAAAACACTCCCCACGAAAAACCACCTTCGTTCTTTAACTCCGGTGTATCGATCAAATGGCAATTCTGTTAGCACATGGACAGATTTTGATTTCTGGGGTGATCAAAGGAGTCACGACGTTTACGATAACTACAACTCTGACGACTATGGTGCCTGCTCACCGCGGTTTTGCACGTCTCCTCTACTGCCTCGGAATCACCACTACAGTTATCCTCTGTCCCCCAAGTCGCGATTGCAAGCAATTGTGGATGGTAGAAAGGAACTCATGGAAATTATTCAAGACATGCCAGAGTCTTCATACGAACTCTCCTTCAAAGATATTGTCGATGAGCAACAAGAAGCAGAGCAAAAGGACATTGCGATTGATGAGAGGAGTCTGAAATACAAACCTGATATCAATATgaagcaaaagaagaagaagatcatgTCGCGTAGCGAAAGCATGGATAGTGGAGTTTTCCTTCTGAAGATGCCCTTCCCAACTTCTCTTGGTATGAAGGGGAAATCAACTGCGGGTAACCATCGCTCCAAAGTTTCTCTGAAACCACCTTTGGAGGGATCGGACAACACAGGCAACAAAGAATGGTGGAGGGTGAAGTTTCTATCTACAGGGGAGGgtaagaaaagaggaaaaagtaGAATCAGTACTGGAAGTATTAGTAGTAGCAGCAGCGGTGGCAGCAGCAGGAGCAGGTACATTTTCTTTAGTTATTACTGTTGTAAGAACTAGTGTTAATTAAGGTTGTGTCTGGATGATAGATTTGTGGAGTGATTTACTTacgctgtgtttggatcaaggatttgggtaaagaaaaagatgaggAAATGAAAAAGTTAGGAATCCAACCGGTGCAAGCTAGACTTTTAGATcctttactaacttttcaataTATACTTGCCCAAACCCTTGATCTGataggaaaggaaaggaaatggCAGGGAATCATGGAAATAAAGTAGCTTATTGATCACTTCATTACTGTTTATCCATTTCCTTTGCCCTATCCTTTTCCGTCTAAATTCATCAACAAATCAATTATCCAAATGCAGCCTAAGATGATTCCATGTCTTCCAAAGTATTTGacagaaagaaatcttcagaaTGGAGTCATCGATCCTAAACTGTGGTCTTGTCTTCCAACCCTCTGAACTGCACACCACACCATGTCACCACCTGATTCTTCAGTACCCTCTCAAGAAAGAAGCTTCCCTCTCCCCAGCCATTTTTTCATAAAAGGCAACGACTCAGTTTTGTATAACGTATTCATGGAAATATAGGCTAGGCAACAAAAATAACAGAAGGGATCTTGTACTCACCGGCGCTTATGTCGTTGTCATGTCATGCAGGGAAGATGATAGTGATTTCACACCAGTTTGCTGGTCCTTCCGCAAGAAATGCAGGTCCAGACAACAAAGAGGTGCCGCCTGCGAATGAGCTCACCATGCACATTCCTAGGGAACTGTCAACAAAATAGTTGTTGGAAGTAAAATCTGAGCAAGATGAACTCTTGTATCTCAATTCAGCAACATATATAATATTACTGATGCATTTTGTAAGTTACCTAGTGGTCTTATGCCACATATGCAATTCAATTCTTTGTCAGTAGGAGAATTAGAGCACGCTGACAGTGAAATCAAGTGCTGCTTCCATTTATTGATCAAAGGGAAATCTAATTACatgaaaagaataaaacaagaaatagaaaaaagagagcgagagaaagagagggtgAAACGTGAGAAGTGTTTACACGTGCAATTCAGTTTTTGGCAGTGTTAATTAGTTGTTTGGTTTAGTGTGTATCATTGGTACTCAACCCATCTGACAATAATGTGAACTGTAGAGTTCTTGGCGGTTGGCATTCCCAACTCCCGGAAGCATCCTAATTTGAATTGTCATTCCATTTTCAAGTAGACCTGCCAGTATGCTCTGAGCTTTTCTCTGTTCAAATGTTGTGCTGCATAAGTACACAACCTTAGGCTGGAGGAACTGCCTGTGAAAAGCTTTGAGGATGGTCCAAATGTCAAGGTGCACCAACTCAATCAGAATATGGTCGGGAAGAACACACGATACAAGGACTTGAAACCAGGACCTCTTGGATCTAGAGCTTTGATGCTATGTTGGATTACCAGCTGATGAAAACAACGTTAGAAGTTAGAACCTTAACGTTGCCAACTTCCCAAAGCCAAAACCCACCAGAAAAAACAAGTTGTAAAACACATCAGGCCAGGTCTATTAAGTAGTCCTTCATTAGCAAGGGGAGCCTTAAAAAGGCTGCAATAATCAGTATCTTCAACCACCACATAATGATtatcattataaaaaaaaactagcacaTAATTTCTTTGAAGGAAGAAGCAAAaagtggcagaattttcacgaGCTGCGCAAATAGTTATCATTCACACATGCAGAATCACATAGTGAGTCCGTCACCTTTGACATTTCATCAACCAGCACATGAAATCTTATTGCAGCAAAGAAACTaacggcctgtttggatgccggAGTTGGAGGCCGGATTTGGAGCCGCCCGGATATGATCTCCTGGTCCCACTCAAATCCGGTGTTTGGGAGTGAAAATGGGAAGGGGGATTTAAATCTCTCCCGGATTCTTCTCCACCTCTTCCCAGATTTGGTAACGACAGGGTGCCCCCTGTCGTTGGTGAAGCGGGGGCGATATAGACTGTTTTGCCCTTGCCTTTTATCTTGTATCACGACTCCATCTGTTCAAACCagaccggagagagagagagagagagagagagaggagaagacaAAGAAGATTACCGCTCGTCGCCGGAGCTGCTGATCTTCGGTCGAAATCTGTGGGTCACTGGGTTGTGGTCGTGGTTTTAGATCTGGAATTGGGAATGAATATTGGGTTTTAATCCTATACAATcgttatctttctttttcttatcaatGGGCTTTGATCCATTGGCTGGGATGCCACCCCTTTGATACACCATACACatagtagttttctttttcttcaaatcacATGCTTACAAtcagttttatattttttttcccgaaaaaatttaaaaaatcataaatgaggtttaaacatttttaagatttaataaatttatttttgtcccccaattaataataaatatgtatttattttaattataataaaattaacaTTTTTGTCCATTAAATAACTAAAGGGGGCAATTGAGTCATTCTACACTTTATCCCATCATATCCACCCTCCAAATCccccttttcaaaaaatcatccaaacacctcattatAAATCCACACTTCTTAAGAGGTGGGTCCACCcttcttaacatatcacccatcattacatatccaccttCAAATCCCCTTCATTACAAATtcacccaaaacaaatcctccatccaaacgggccgtaaaAAGAGTGAAGTGGGGAAGGCTTTGTGTGCCTTCCGTAAGAGCAACTAGTGATGGAGCAATTAAGAAGGCAGATAGATACATATAACGCCAAATAAATGCAAGAATAAAGGGTCAATAACAAAAGAACAATGATGACCTACACAATTGCACACCAACAATGCTACAATCACATACAAACTCTAACATATACACTCACAAAGGAAGTGGGTCCCATACACACTGCTCCAGTGTGTGTGGGGTCCACCTTCTTTGTaagtgtgtgtaagtgtttttgtgtggttgtaAAATTATTGATTGCATACACCCACAAACTACACCATGTGTTGCCTTAGGCCTTAGGCCCTAGGTGTTTGTCTGTGAGTGGGAGTGCGTGCGTCAAAATTGTGTTATTTAGACTTACTTACGATCGAGCAAGGAAGCAGAGAAAGAGGGAAGATGAAATATGGAAGGGAATTGTGAGAGAAATTCACAGGCCAGATTAAACGCTTTTGATGCATTGCTGGTTGAGAATGGAATaaaaaaagggaggaaaaaacaGAGTCTATTTTTAGTTATGGAACGTGCTAAATACCAATCATCACATGCTATTAAACTAAATCATTAACAATTATTATAATGCCCACGAAAATGGTAGAAATTAACCTATCAAATACTTTAGTCGGTTTAATTTATTCCATTATTGATGTAGTCACCTAATTCATATTTTACTTTTACCGCTACATTTTTCAAGTTCATTCGATTCATTTCGTACACGGAAAATTCTAATTGCAAGGAAGATTTGTAGGGAAtcatacaagaaaaaacacGTTTGGACTCATTTCGGAttccacaaaaatctaaaaaaatattcataaatttttaaatattattttatgaggccCTGTAAAAATAAGCTCCAACTgacatcggtaagtattacttttggatttatAGGAGCGAACTACGAATCTAAAAGTAATATTTACCGATgtccattggagctgatttttttacgaggttccataaaataatattaaaaaatttatgaatatttttgtgaaatccGAAATGGATTTAAACGCATTTTTTCTTGCGTAATCTCCTACAAATCTTCCTCACAAATAGCAGGGGCTGgacaatataattttttaaagtatgcAAAAGAAGATGTATACTATAATAGTACATTACTTATTTGGTGTGGTCCCACAATGTCCTACTTCATTAATGCCAccaagtttttaaaattttattttatatttacaCGGTTGGAATTTACTAACAATTAACCGAATTTacgtttttataaaatctacGCATGACCATGAAAATTGTATTCCCGGGTTTATTGTATGTATAGAGATATAGATATTGTTTGCGTTTAGGAAATCTGGACAATTATTCATTTAATCCGGCCAACAAGAAAACTAATTGAGGACCTTTGAAATTCGACAATATTTTTTCATACTAGAGATTATAGATGGATAATTTTCAAGTGATATTTCATAAGCACTTGACTGTT
This DNA window, taken from Rhododendron vialii isolate Sample 1 chromosome 8a, ASM3025357v1, encodes the following:
- the LOC131298464 gene encoding uncharacterized protein LOC131298464 — protein: MLDLQKTLPTKNHLRSLTPVYRSNGNSVSTWTDFDFWGDQRSHDVYDNYNSDDYGACSPRFCTSPLLPRNHHYSYPLSPKSRLQAIVDGRKELMEIIQDMPESSYELSFKDIVDEQQEAEQKDIAIDERSLKYKPDINMKQKKKKIMSRSESMDSGVFLLKMPFPTSLGMKGKSTAGNHRSKVSLKPPLEGSDNTGNKEWWRVKFLSTGEGKKRGKSRISTGSISSSSSGGSSRSREDDSDFTPVCWSFRKKCRSRQQRGAACE